The Euwallacea fornicatus isolate EFF26 chromosome 5, ASM4011564v1, whole genome shotgun sequence genome includes the window GGCCCAATAGTAagctaaaaaccaatttctgGGATCCATTAAAGtggtgtttattttattaactcGGCAACCGAGTGCTGCAGTCAGATGGTGCGCCCGAAACGGAAGTTACCTaacttttgtttgttttcgatttcctCTTAAGCTCGCTGCTGCCTCATACACAATTAACGATTAttattaccaatttttttttaggaaagaGATCTTAATTGCGCAGGAAACACTACACCGTCGATGGCGACAGGACGTTCCTCACctggatttttgaaaataagttACGTATGCCCTGCACCCTGTGCTTTCCGAAGTTTATTGCCAATTATGGAAGCTATTTTCGGGCTTCGTTTTAAGTTACGAGGCAAAGTCACACTTATATTATTCAAGGTGGGCTGCAATTTTCCTCGAAAGCTTGACGGATCCCTGTACAATACAATATACATTCACCACTGCAATAGAATGGGGACGTGGACACGTGCCTCAGCTTACCCACGTGCAGCAGTTGCAGACAAAACACCATGCGTCTCTCAAAATAGGCCCAAACCCTCttcgaattatttttgaatctgGCCCTTATCGTAGGGGAAATCCTTCGGCGTTTTGCAGCAGTTTTACCAACAAAACGTCCTGCCCACATCGCCTCACAAAAACACTGGAAAAGGGTTAAACACCTCTCGAAAAACACGTGTATCTCTGTTGCGCCATAATCCAGGCAACTTCCGTTTACCGTAGCGTGTACaggatacatttttaatttcagtttgGATGAAAAAACGCGCACACTTTATTCAGCAAGATACGAGGGAGCTCGAAAAATCGTTCTCATGTTTCAAGGTGAAATGTGGATTTCCAACTCCTTGCCAGGCGACAATGGACAAGTTTCATGTTTCCGCTATTTGCGGCCAAGGCGTAAATTTATCTCGAGCAAGGGATAAAAGTGGTTCCAGAATTTCCAGAATTACctcgtatatatatatatatatatatatctgcCCCAAGCATATACAGTCTATTTTCATCACCGGATTTCAGGTGTTAAAATCCAGACAAGTTGCAGAGGTTTGCTGACACGCGACTTAATCGTAATTTTTACCGCtcaatattgcatttttgaagaCACATATGCCGACCATATGACTGtggaaaaaactgttttatcaAAGCACGTTTAGTTGAGGCgcgaaattaaaaagaatgtACAGTCATCGAATCCGGAAATACTTGACATAGTCCAGGAGTGTGCCAGCTCCGTGAAATGTGGATAAATTGAAGCACCCGAATGCGTGTTTCTGATAACGACTGTAAAGCCAAAGTTCCTATTAAAACGTCGCTTCTCCACTGTCAGAAGCCACCTGGAATTTAGCACACCTTGCCAATAATAACCCCTAACCCCATGGTCGACTGCCAGACGGCATTACCAGACCATGGGATTTCCGGATATAACTCAGACTTGTTTATCTTATGCAGTTCGCCCTAAGGGTTCCTGATGTAAATTGTCAAGTTGCCAGGTCACATTTTTTATAGGAAGGAGAACCAATATcgaataaatttaacttttagagaaACAAGTAGTAGAACATCCTCGTCATAAGATAGCTAAAGTGTTGGGAGatagtttttagaaaatacgTGCCAAATTATCTTCGCAAGAAAATTAGCAACACAACAGAATGTTTCGTCAATGCAAAGCGTTTTACGAACTAAACCAACCCAGTTAGCAAATTTTCCCGGATAAGGAAAATTCTGGAAAGTTCATGGAGATCTCTAAAAATGttgtggaaattaaaaaaaaaaatgtgataaaattgAAGGCAATGGAAAAGGGCATGATCGAAAACTCCAAACCTCATGCAAACCAAGAGGATAAAAAtagtcatttaaaatttttcgacaaAAGAAACTCTGATTTCTTCTTTTCTGAGGctaagattttcaaaaatgtcatCAATTTTCCgtggaaaatttcttaaattcccATAAATATGATCATAAAATCATACAATCCCATTACATCGCAACTTCCGGAATAACATACTTTTCGATCGTAATTAGAAGTCAGAGGTTGCTCCGTGCTTTGTTCCCTGTTCGCAAAGCAACTATCAACATTCCGGAAGTCCTGGCGTGTGCTGGGGCACCACCCTCGACCCAACATGTGCCCTTTTTGCACCCTATTAAGTACCAAAGGCCCGTAATCAGGCTTCCATTTCTGGCCACATGCCGAGGAGGCCTACCCGGAGGCGCTCCGTTTTTTGTGTCGCACTTGCGTTATGATATTCATATATTTCTCAAAACACATGTGGCATACCCCATGCCACtgtttcacatatttttttggaacagTTTCGCAGGTTGGGGTTTGAAATGGGAGATGTTTGTTAGACAATGGTCGCACCTGTGACACGGCGAGGAAAAAATGGGAGTGAAGGTAAATGCGATTAAAACTGACCTAAAACTAGCTTTTTTTTCgagttaaaaatatcttcgTCATTTCGGTGGAGAAGCGAATCGTGCCATGGTAGCACTGTTTACAAAAATCGAGCTAAaggaaatttctattttgGATATCCCACCTATACATCCGGCTAGATATGGCGCTTTTAAACGCGGCACAAATCACCTTTCCTTGCGGTCCAAAGAAAGAGGCAAGTGGCCCGGGATCTATTTTCGGATCATCCATAACATTGAACATGAATTTCTTTACATCCCGTCGCTGATTTCTTTGTTCCGACTTAAAATCCGATTTAAAATCGGTCTTCGGGGAATGGAACTGTATATTTATACGCAAATCAGTGGCTCAACAGTCAAAGAAAAACCCTCCCTTCCATCATTGCCTGTGTACCTTCCAACAACacaaattttcccttttttcgGTAGGATCCTTGAGTAGTCAATCAGAGGAGGAAAAGattgaggaaaataattttgataataaagaGTTATTATTGGAGGAGACATGTGGGCTCCGCCTCTGGCGAGAGACGCCGACGCCTGGACCAAAAGTAGTTCTAAATCCGGCCGTGGTATGCGCTAAGACGCCACGTTCGTCTGGAAAAACTTGGCATCACGCCATATAAACCACTTTTTCCCATCTTCCCGGCGATGCGGCCACTGACTCATTACCGTGGATTTTCCATTCGTTTTTCCCGACGCCACTTCCCATCGGCTCCACCACTGAACAGAGACGTATTATTCGATGCGTCAGTGCATTATAATGCATCGAACTTTGATCGTCAACAAAGACCTGTTGAAAATTTCGGGATTTTGGCATCTCCTCAAACCAGTGGAGATAAATTCGCCAGACATTTTTCATAGTGCGCTTGTAGGCTAAATATATCGGTTTCGTTTTCGAAAATAACAGGTGGAAGTGAATTTTGTCGGCGTTCAGGGTTCTTTCGGGCGAAAAAAAGAGAATTCGGCCATGGCcgcaaaaagtttaaaaagttgcaGAAAATGAGAGAACCGTTCGGGAAAGCCCGAGTCATCCAGTTGCGAGCGTTAGTGTAGATACAGAGGAGTATTTGCATATAGTCAATTATCCTAGAATAAGGCAAAGAAAAGGACATAAGCTTTCATTCGAAATTGCAGACAAACTATGGAAAAATGATAAACGCGGCAAATCTGCAAGTGCACATGGACAGCAGTTATGCGTATTTGACTCTTGAACGCGGTCAAGTTTTCTCGactcataaaaaattgaaattgcaatCAAGTCACTATCAGATCTCtaatttattcttattaattttgctttcGCTTTATCTACTACATTCGTTCTGACACTGGCAAATTTCTAATATAACTGACCGTCCAAGTGTCATAAATTgggaaagtgtcaaattttgcGTATGCCTTGACCGGTTTTTCCCAGCTTAATAATCATTTTGAGAACGTCTTCCACGCGCCGTTGTTAACATTGTTGCAGCGGGCTAttgtttaactttttaacttatttcAGTAATATCTAGACGTAATTTTCGACTCGATTGTTAAAGTCTTAACTGCTAAAACTCCCATAATGCGTGGGGGCCAAATGAGTGAACGAATCCCCATGAGAGGGTTACATCTGTGAACTCTGTACTTGCAGAGTACTATTTAGTCAGGGGCAAAATGAACCAAAGTTTTACAAGAAGGcgagaaaattttgcaaaaaagggGAACAATTTTTGCATTCCTAATATATTTTCTCAATGTTTACACCGCTCTAAGTCAATCTAAATACTACTTCGAAAAACCAAAATACCCCCCACAAACATACAATAAATAGGACGTTTCGTATAGAATTAAATATCGGTTTTACGAGGCCCAAGCAAAGAAGTTTTTGGAATATTCCTAGAAACCGGAAAATCAAAGGGCCCTCGAGATTGAGGGAGTTGAGAGGGCTGCAATCAGAAGCATCTTGGACATCTACTGCAATATTGGGGAATAAAGTCAAAAAACATGTATGTTTGGAAAATTGCTGCTAATTAAGAATGGAGACATGGACTCGGGATTTCCTGCAAGGTGCAGGACGTACGGGTAAACTCAAAGAACAACTCTTTCAAACATCACTGACGCCTATACGGAAGACCCTTAGGTGATAATACTTATATTCTCGCATCAGCACTCAAAACTCATATAATAACGCACCAGCAACGAAAACAAAGCAAACTTTAGGaattattaatacaaaaaaatgggACAAATTAGCTTATTCTCAGCTTCTCTGATACGGAcaaacgtgaaaaataaaatcctaTTCTGGGAGCACCATGCGCACCCAGACTAAACTTCAGCGCTTCAGCGTTCTCATCTCCCTACCACCTGAAAACTTGGCACGTTCCCGAAAAGTAAATATAGCTAAGCATACTGACTTAAGACCTTTCAGtcggtttttgatttttcctaCGTAACAAGCATTCTTCGAGCACACCATTCGAGCGAAAACCGAGGCATAAACACTATTCTGTTTTCCATGAGCGAATAATAATCATTCCACCAACAccagttttatttttgggacatcctgtCATTGTCATCAGATTCGAGGAAAAAAGAGCCTGCTAAGTAGTTCTACTAAATACGGAAAAGTTGTTCGGGAGTGCGACTATGCCGCGAGCATTCTTAATGAGCCATCGAAGGTACAAAACGCAGGAGGATCCTGAAGGAGCATATGAAGACGGTAAGTGGTTCTTGTTGAATACCATAAACACAAGTGCAATTTCAAAACAATGGTGCATCTAAAggcgttttgttaaataaacatttctcttCGCACATAAAGAATCCGGAGATGTGCTATATAATTTATGGCCATTTTTCTCATTCCTTCTCAACCACCCGTCAGAGGATTTTTTTCTAGTCAAACAACATGTGGTCAAGACACATCCTCGGTTTACTTAAAGCAATCTGGAATATGAccgctttaaaattaaatataaaactaaGTTATGACGGCCGAATTGCGTTTCGAACGTGAAAAATATCCAAGAATCATAGTGGATAATTGGGAATGTGTGGCTCTTGGCCGATTGCCAACCGCctataaatttctttcaacGTGTAAACGACCACTTGGTCGTACACATTTGGACCAATTCGGGTGTAAACCATCAAAACCTATACTTAAAATTAGCCGCactttatttataaactcAAAATTGAGGACGAAGCTACTTGTTGGACTGGACAATTTGCCAAAACGCCAACAAGTAGCCGTGAGTTGAGTCACTTTCAAAACAGGATTCAGCCCAGAGCACTCGGTGAGCACTGCGGAAGACACGCAAATGTCGGACAGCAGCAACGACTTGCCGGACGAGCTGTACAACTTGACCAAACTGGCTGAGGTCGCTGTGGCCACGGGACAGATCCTGAAGGGTAGAAACTCTCTGCATTTTGAAAGCAATCACGAATTAGATACGCAAAATAAAGATGAGAGAGACCGCGAAAGAGAGAAACACTTCGTTACGTACACTCACAAGCTATTCGATAAAAGTTCCAGAACTCCTAGACCTCACTTACTAAAGGTAGacataaaacaaaatggtaattttttcctttactaCAAAGATGATAATTCGGTAGACTGAGCAATTGAACCAAACCCTCTTCAATCTCTCTAAAGCGCAGCCAGTGATATTGCCGAGCAGCAGCACCAGTGAAATTTCTAGCACTTCCTCCGAGAACAATGAGCACGAATGCCAAGAATGTGGAAAGAGGTGAGTCCTAAGTCAATTCTGAAAtatatgacaatttttttaaatccataCGACAGGTACAGCACTTCTAGTAACTTGGCTCGACACAGACAGACGCATCGTAGTCCTGCAGACAAAAAGGCGAGGCGATGCCCCCATTGCGATAAGCTCTACGTGAGCATGCCCGCCTACTCTATGCATGTGCGCACTCACAACCAGGGGTGCAAGTGCCAGTACTGTGGAAAGTGCTTTTCCAGGCCATGGTTGCTTCAAGGACACATTCGCACTCACACTGGTAAGTCACCTCGAGCACCACATAAATTTTGACCTAACGATTTTTGTACGCCAGGCGAAAAACCCTTTAGATGCACCATATGCTCCAAGGCTTTCGCAGACAAGTCAAACTTGAGGGCTCACATCCAAACTCATTCCAATACAAAGCCGCATGTTTGTGGGAGATGCGGCAAGGCTTTTGCCCTTAAATCTTATCTATACAAACACGAGGAGTCTTCCTGCATGAGGATGAATAACAGGCAGTCGTCGAGGGAAAATACCCCCGATAAAGGtttgatttcatttaaaagacACCCAAAACCATTCAAATAAATGACATTTCCATAGAAAAATCCCTGCCCTCTCCAACTCCAGCGATAGTGACAACCGCCAGACTAACCGACTCAGTTATTCGAACTCCAATGCTCTACAGATCCACGGTAATCTCTCCCAATCCCGAACGGATCCTCTACAGCACCATAAAGCACCCGTCTATGGTGCTCAATGCTGCAGTGTTCAATCATATGCTGGCTCAAGAACAACCAGTGGATTTTTCCAAGAGTGCCTCCACTTTCAAAAGGGGCGATAACGGTGATAATGGGTACTCTCGAATGGCTATAAAGGTGTAGATCTAGTTTATTCTAGCAGTGagtatattgaaattttccaaattccttCTTGGgggccattttttttttttatgataaagtATGTTTCGAGGGGTAAATCAGTGTTGTATTTTAGCATATGTGGTGTTGGTACCTCGTACTTCACTACTGTACAAACCGTAAATAAAAAACGCGGTAGTTTCGTGTAGTAGTTGTCAAGTTCTCGTTGATAAAATTTACacaatgatattttttctgcGATCAGGCTTGTTTTTACTACCCCTAGTTAGCTATATTCTAACTCTCATATGATATTCCTCATCAAAATATAGCTGCTGCGTAAATTGGTATTTTAGTATAGAAACTACTATACTGACTTCCGATTACGGATGTTTCAATAGATTTCAGTGTAAAAGTATTATAGTTTGTTAGGAGGTGATGTGCTCTTTCGTTATTTAAGGGTTTTTACCAAGGTCATTTATCCTTTATTAGGTTAATTAACCTCAGTTAGTAATAACCTCAGGTTATTTCTACCCCCGAAATCCAAACGCTTATCGAGTCAGGGGCCTACAAAGGGCCTCGGGTTGCTGGCAACTTTATCTTGAAGACAAGTTCTATAGCCTTTATAGCACTAGTTCCATGGACCTTATCTTCTTGATAAAGTTACCAGAGCTTTGATATATTCGCGCACAAGTAACTCCCATGCAAACTTTATGAAACTCGATATAAATACATCAAAACAACTATTACTATTGCTTACTCAACCAGCATCACCACTTTCATTATGGTGGATGCATCGACTCGGGACTATCACAAACTTCAAGTTCACGCAAAGACCGCGGCTACGGGGGGAATTTACCCTCTGTTTATAGCACTGAACTCCCGGAAATTCGAAACTTTGCAATTTTCCCGGAAAACTGTCCCGAAAAATTTCGCGCGAACCTTCATTTCTGACAACATTttgtcactttttttttgtgcgaATCACCAAATGAAAAGCGCAAAATCTGTAATTCATACGCGCCGCGGCCATGAAGACATGCGTCACGTGACTTATTTTGATGAACCGCACGTAAAGACCATGTGACAGAAATAACACTGCGGCTCCATCTTTTGACGTCCACGTAACGTAGTTTTGCAAGCACAGTAAGGATGGGGAAACAACTAGGGAAGCGTTATCGATACTTATGGGGGTAGACAATTGAGactaaatcaagttttttgtgttttgtaCTATTTAGGAATAATTTCATGCTGTTTATGTGAAATGGAGGGATTTTATGCTATAAAAACCCAAATTCTGCTAAATTCATTGGTTTTTGAGAGAAAACTGACCACACTTAATGCAGTTTAGAGCAGATCTGAATTCTTCGATGCCATGTATATTATAAGGAATCCCAAGAGCGTGTACAGCAAGTTTCTTGTGGTCCGATTTATCGTTTAAATAGGCGCAAGGCGAACCCCGATATGGTGCTAAATTTAAGGAACTTTGTACATATTGAACCTTTTACAAGTCCTCATGGCAGCTAgtacttaaaatttatttatattgtatCAGCGATAGCAGAGATTGTACTTAGTTATATGATTATCCATAAGCAGAAGTGCTATTAGCCGATACTTTAAGGGCCAATTTAGTAATGTGAAGGTTAACTCTAACATCAAGCTAGGTTACTTAGATAGAATTAAAAAGCCCACATTGATAATTTggtgaataattaatgtaaaaaaaatccaagcCTGGGTAATTTTATATGAAGAATctattcttaaaaattctttttatatAAAGGATGAAATAATCCCGAACGTGCAGATAAAGTTACCAGGACATTGACTTGTTGAACTTAAATACAGGGGATTCAGAACTATTGGATTAAACTTCTAGGGATTATACAGTtgcaacaatagaagacatttaatgatttttatataaaaattcatgtTTAGAAATATCTGCGTAAGGCGATAAAGCCTTATGATACTCTAAGAGAGTTATACGTAAAAACGTGTTTTATCAGGTTTTAGcacgttttatttaaatttatttgccaaaattacattatagcaattgttcaaaatatcATCCGTGGACTTGAATGCACCTCTTAAGTGCTTTTTGCGAAAGATTTATTTCAACCAACACCGATAACAGAAATTCTTGATTATTAGTTTGACACATTTACtcgttaattttgcaaattttgaaaagttacttGTAGAAAATTGCATCGGGAAGTTCTGTGGCGCCTCAGGTCGCCCAATCTGACACCTTTAGATTTATTTCTATGGAGGCATGTGAAGTCTCTGGTTTATAAAACGCCAGTGGAACCAGAGGAAGACCTGACTGTGCGAACTACTGCGGCATTAAGAAATTACATCCGGATATGGGTTCTTAAACTTAAATGTtttctattgttgcactgaatAATCTCTAGAAGTATGATCTCATAGCTCTGAATCCACCTACGATTATCTTCcccttcttctttttttttttttattatagtttgtctcgtttttcttttaagccATTTTTGTACAATAACATGGGAGTATAGCTAGTCTGAAAGCGCCATTTGCAACAGGTCTTTGGGCGCAATGCGAAATGGTCGCAGTGGAACCTTCTTAGtcactatttttaagttttgtctCGGTttgttatttagtttttatcattttcgttCCGTTATGTCGGCTAATGATATAGCGCCTTGCTAGTCACTATTCTAACGCCTGTGTAAATTTCGTATCTTTGGCTGGACCGTGCAATAGCCCTCACATgtaaatatcacatttttgtGTAATGTGCATATAATATTTAGTCATTCCgtagtattattatttatattcttaTAAGTTTATTTGTTGTATTATAATGCATATTCctaatggttttatttaaaaagttaaacgCACAGATTATTTAGCATTCCTTTGAGTACTTATATGGATGGTTGATGAGTTATTGTAACTGCCCACATTACGTAGTAACCACAATTTTATGTACTTTTAtacgacaaaaataaacattctCTTTTGGGAAATAGGGCCTTTTATTTGCGATTATTGATGACGCTTTAATCAAGCTTAAAGAGCGTAATAGAACATACTGCTTGACCTCACTATCTATCTTAAATGGCACAAAAACGATTCTGaagcaattttttatcttgtaaTGTCTATGGCTGAGGACTCCAAATATTTTGCCGCcggttgcaaaaaaaatacggTTCACGTCCCCTCATCTCAACTataaaagtgtaaaattatcTCCGAGAATCTGGGTGACATATTTTTGGGCACTTGACCGAACCAACTCATCACCCTCCTTTGATATCGCGGTTATTACACGCTGCACTTACAAGGGCTGCTCCTGGAAGCCTGCTCTCGCTTCAGCGCACTCGCCTCGATGCTGTCGTCGCCTGCGAAGGCTCTAAAGCTACCCCTCAAACTCCTCCAGCGTCCTCGACACCGCCTCCCGCAATACTCTCGTTAAAGCTacaatgagctccaaattacTTCTCGAAATTCCCTGGTAAAACGCTCCTTTATCTCATCCAACCCAAGTGAGCGAAGATATTCAGGGGTCAGCACCAAACAGGAATTACTTTACTACTAGTGTTGTTCAACACACTTCGCTCCAAATATGTCATGGAGCTGCTCAAAGTATTTTGTGGTGCTCTCTTGGTGGTGTGGAATTTCAGTGATTCGAGAGCGCAGACCATCGTAGAGACTCAGCAGGTGAGAGAGATGAGGTAATAACTTTCTGATGAGAGTTGTGAAATGGCGCCAAGGCATTACATGAGCTCGAAGAAAGCGTAAACAATTATCGCTAGTTAAGATAATccacatttaaataattaattagcgCACATAACGTAAACTGTTGCCTTGGAAATTGAGTTAATTTTGCGTTAATAATATTCAAACCACGCATGAATGCGTAGAATATGTGacttattatcaaatttgttaaattttgtaacggtctatttataaaaacatctTATAATCTATCTAGGACATGTCAAATCCCAGTGAACTCTGTCTTAGATCATAACGTTGTTTGCTACCATTCGGAAGTTTTTTCACTGCTAATCTCCTTATGCTTAAAAATCGTTTACAGAATTCGATACCAAAAAACAGCGCCAAACCTCGCACCCTCTACGACTACCAAACTGTAAGTATCGCTGGATTTGGCCCCGCGACACCGCGAAACGTTCAATGAATTCCAGAGGGTGGTGGCATTCAAAGATCTGATAGACTCGAAATGCCTGCTGGAAATCCTCACTAACAATGAAAGTATTATTAGCCAAAGACTAGCGAACTACGGCAGCAGTCTGAAGCCTCTGCCCACCACCAGCCAACTCTCAAAGCGCGAGGTACGCCCCAATTCACCCTCCTCAGATAATAAATCGGTTTTCGTAGATTTGGAGATTGGCCGGTACGCGGATATCAGATTTCTGCCGGGGATTCCCCACTTATCTCATCCAGATCCCCCAGCCTGGCAGCCAAAATGACCTCCCCTTAGTGCGTCGGAAAAGGGACGAACGCCATTATTTTGTGGGGAAAATACGAGGGCAGACGCAGTCGCAATACCTTAATTTCGGCTTCAATGGGGCGCAGCCCGGCAAAGCCGAGGCAGAGAGCAGCAATGAGGGCACAAAGGCGGTTGTCAGTGCGTATATAGGATACCGCAAATGAGGCTTTAATCTAAGACTGATTTGCAGTGGGTACCAACGGAATGGGTCAGGCGCAAAGTCAAAGCTCTCCCGTTGATTGTAGTCAGTGTTTCGGGCCTGGATATCAAGATCAAGCTTTGCTGTATGGATACGGGGGCAGCCCAGCTAAGTTAACCGAACCTGGATACCCTTCAGGTTCCATTAGGCCTGGACACAGGTAAGAGAATCTACACAACTATCATGAGTGAAACTTATTTAAGGGTTCAA containing:
- the LOC136339114 gene encoding uncharacterized protein; protein product: MPRAFLMSHRRYKTQEDPEGAYEDGFSPEHSVSTAEDTQMSDSSNDLPDELYNLTKLAEVAVATGQILKGRNSLHFESNHELDTQNKDERDREREKHFVTYTHKLFDKSSRTPRPHLLKTEQLNQTLFNLSKAQPVILPSSSTSEISSTSSENNEHECQECGKRYSTSSNLARHRQTHRSPADKKARRCPHCDKLYVSMPAYSMHVRTHNQGCKCQYCGKCFSRPWLLQGHIRTHTGEKPFRCTICSKAFADKSNLRAHIQTHSNTKPHVCGRCGKAFALKSYLYKHEESSCMRMNNRQSSRENTPDKEKSLPSPTPAIVTTARLTDSVIRTPMLYRSTVISPNPERILYSTIKHPSMVLNAAVFNHMLAQEQPVDFSKSASTFKRGDNGDNGYSRMAIKV